One window of the Rosa rugosa chromosome 3, drRosRugo1.1, whole genome shotgun sequence genome contains the following:
- the LOC133739500 gene encoding vacuolar iron transporter homolog 2-like translates to MAPNSQASVNGAKYPNPTMNNLDLEHQPTQDLNTSKDNDDFDYSKRSQWLRAAVLGANDGLISTASLMMGVGAVKQDIKAMILTGFAGLVAGACSMAIGEFVSVYSQLDIEVAQMKRDNKNNKQNSPVVHLVGDEEGEEKENLPNPLQAAAASALAFSVGAMVPLLAASFIKEYGARLGAVAVAVTLALMVFGWLGAALGKAPVLRSTVRVLVGGWMAMAITFGLTKLIGSSGL, encoded by the coding sequence ATGGCGCCAAATAGCCAAGCATCCGTAAATGGGGCCAAGTACCCTAACCCAACCATGAACAACCTCGACCTCGAGCACCAACCCACCCAAGACCTCAATACTTCCAAGGACAACGACGACTTCGACTACTCCAAACGCTCCCAGTGGCTCCGCGCCGCCGTCCTGGGAGCCAATGATGGCCTGATCTCCACCGCGTCGTTAATGATGGGTGTTGGTGCTGTTAAGCAGGACATTAAAGCCATGATACTAACCGGGTTCGCCGGACTAGTAGCCGGTGCCTGCAGCATGGCCATCGGAGAGTTTGTCTCTGTCTACTCCCAGTTGGACATAGAGGTGGCCCAAATGAAGAGAGACAACAAAAACAACAAGCAAAACAGCCCGGTGGTACACTTGGTAGGAGACGAGGAGGGAGAAGAGAAGGAGAACTTGCCAAACCCGTTACAAGCAGCAGCTGCATCGGCTCTTGCGTTTTCAGTGGGAGCAATGGTACCACTGCTAGCAGCCTCGTTCATAAAGGAGTATGGGGCGAGGTTAGGAGCTGTGGCGGTGGCGGTGACATTGGCTTTGATGGTGTTTGGTTGGTTGGGAGCAGCTTTGGGGAAGGCACCAGTTCTGAGATCAACCGTTAGGGTTTTGGTTGGAGGGTGGATGGCTATGGCTATAACCTTTGGGCTAACCAAGTTGATTGGATCCAGTGGACTGTAG